The proteins below come from a single Rickettsia typhi str. Wilmington genomic window:
- the clpB gene encoding ATP-dependent chaperone ClpB yields the protein MNIDKFTAHAKSVIANHQSLAIKNDHQQILPLHLLSSLLSEETGIIQALINNIGGNIHLLKDQVQLELNKIPKIQVDGGGQIYYSAEDLKVLEKSRSIAKDSGDSFVTIERIFEALTYDNTIAGKILTNNGINSKKLAAAILHLRKGKKADTESAENSYDALKRYGRDVTELAKNGKLDPIIGRDEEIRRAVQVLSRRMKNNPVLIGAPGVGKTAIIEGLAQRIFNKDVPETLINCRIIELDIGALIAGAQYRGEFEKRLKSVLSEIKESSGEIILFIDELHLLVGTGKVEGAMDASNLLKPMLARGELHCIGATTLDEYRKYIEKDAALARRFQPVYVGEPSVEDTISILRGIKEKYELHHAVRISDSAIVAAATLSNRYITDRYLPDKAIDLIDEACSRMKIELSSKPEELDELDRRIIQIKIELAALKKENDEHSKKKITSLTEELKQLDSKSYDMNTKWQAAKSKLQQAQKLKEELEQARIDLDRAERDANLAKASELKYGIIPEIMNKLQAAENMDNKGLLKEIVSESDIASIISRITGIPIDTMLSSERERLLVIEQKLSESVIGQDEAIKGISDAVRRSRSGIQDINRPLGSFLFLGPTGVGKTELTKALAGFLFDDRNALLRIDMSEYMEKHSISRLIGAPPGYIGYDQGGVLTESVRRRPYQVILFDEVEKAHLDIFNIMLQILDEGRLTNSQGITVDFKNTIIVLTSNLGAEILVNQQEDEDTYKVKDEVMQYVRAVFKPEFLNRLDEIILFHRLNRNNIYDIVKIQLGSLKKILLQQNIILEFNESALNYLAEKGYDPSFGARPLKRLIQREIQNNLAKMILAGKISSGNTVKIAREKEELRIEIID from the coding sequence ATGAATATTGATAAATTTACTGCACATGCTAAATCAGTTATAGCTAATCATCAATCTCTTGCTATTAAAAATGATCATCAGCAGATATTACCTTTGCATTTATTATCTAGTCTTTTAAGTGAAGAAACAGGTATAATTCAAGCCCTTATTAATAATATAGGAGGTAATATACACTTATTAAAAGATCAAGTACAGCTAGAGTTAAATAAAATACCAAAAATTCAGGTTGATGGAGGTGGACAAATTTATTATTCTGCTGAAGATCTTAAAGTATTAGAAAAATCACGTAGTATTGCTAAAGATAGCGGGGATAGTTTTGTAACAATAGAGCGTATATTTGAAGCATTAACTTATGATAATACTATAGCCGGTAAAATTTTAACGAATAATGGGATTAATAGTAAAAAACTAGCCGCAGCTATTTTACATCTTCGTAAAGGCAAAAAAGCAGATACTGAATCTGCAGAAAATAGTTATGATGCTCTAAAGAGATATGGTAGAGATGTAACAGAGCTTGCTAAAAATGGTAAGCTTGATCCGATAATCGGGCGTGATGAAGAAATAAGAAGAGCAGTGCAGGTACTATCACGACGTATGAAAAACAATCCTGTATTGATAGGTGCACCAGGAGTTGGTAAAACTGCTATAATAGAGGGGCTTGCACAACGCATATTTAATAAGGATGTGCCTGAAACACTTATTAACTGCCGTATTATTGAGCTTGATATAGGAGCATTAATAGCAGGGGCTCAATATCGAGGGGAATTTGAAAAACGTCTTAAGTCAGTGCTTAGTGAAATTAAAGAATCAAGCGGTGAAATTATTTTGTTTATTGATGAATTGCATCTATTAGTTGGTACTGGAAAAGTTGAGGGTGCTATGGATGCCTCAAATTTATTAAAACCTATGCTTGCACGTGGTGAGTTACACTGTATAGGTGCTACTACTTTAGACGAATATCGTAAATATATAGAGAAGGATGCTGCGCTTGCTCGTCGTTTCCAACCTGTTTATGTAGGTGAGCCTAGCGTAGAAGATACGATATCAATACTTAGAGGAATCAAAGAAAAATATGAACTTCATCATGCTGTGCGAATTTCTGATAGTGCAATAGTTGCAGCAGCGACGTTATCAAATCGTTATATTACTGATCGTTATTTACCTGATAAAGCTATTGATTTAATTGATGAAGCTTGTAGTCGTATGAAAATTGAATTGTCAAGTAAACCTGAAGAACTTGACGAGCTAGATCGTCGTATTATTCAGATAAAGATTGAGCTTGCAGCACTTAAAAAGGAAAATGATGAACATTCTAAAAAGAAAATTACTAGTCTAACTGAAGAACTCAAACAGTTAGACTCTAAATCATATGATATGAATACTAAATGGCAGGCGGCAAAATCTAAACTACAGCAAGCCCAGAAACTTAAAGAAGAATTAGAACAAGCTAGAATTGATCTAGACCGTGCTGAGCGTGATGCTAATCTCGCTAAGGCTAGTGAATTAAAATACGGAATTATACCTGAGATTATGAACAAACTTCAAGCAGCTGAAAATATGGATAATAAAGGGCTGTTAAAAGAAATTGTATCAGAAAGTGATATAGCAAGTATTATCTCGCGTATTACTGGTATTCCAATTGATACGATGCTATCAAGTGAGCGTGAGCGTTTACTTGTGATTGAGCAGAAACTGTCTGAATCAGTCATAGGACAGGATGAGGCAATTAAAGGTATAAGTGATGCAGTTAGAAGATCACGTTCAGGGATTCAAGATATTAATCGTCCGCTTGGTTCATTCTTATTCTTAGGACCTACTGGTGTAGGTAAAACTGAGCTTACTAAAGCGTTAGCTGGCTTTTTATTCGATGATCGTAATGCTCTACTTCGTATAGATATGTCAGAATATATGGAGAAACATTCTATTTCTCGTCTGATAGGAGCGCCACCAGGTTATATAGGATATGATCAAGGTGGGGTGTTAACGGAATCAGTAAGACGCCGCCCTTATCAAGTAATATTATTTGATGAAGTTGAAAAAGCACATCTAGACATATTTAATATTATGTTACAAATACTTGATGAAGGAAGATTAACAAATAGTCAAGGTATAACAGTTGATTTTAAAAATACTATTATAGTATTAACATCTAATTTAGGTGCTGAGATACTAGTTAATCAGCAAGAAGATGAAGATACATATAAAGTAAAGGATGAGGTTATGCAATATGTTAGAGCAGTATTTAAACCAGAATTTCTAAATAGGTTAGATGAAATTATATTATTTCATCGGCTAAATCGTAATAATATTTATGATATAGTAAAGATACAGCTTGGAAGCTTAAAGAAAATTTTGCTACAACAGAATATTATTCTTGAATTTAATGAATCTGCTTTAAATTATTTAGCTGAAAAAGGCTATGATCCAAGTTTTGGAGCAAGACCTTTAAAACGTCTTATCCAGAGAGAAATACAAAATAATCTAGCCAAGATGATTTTGGCAGGTAAAATAAGTAGTGGTAATACAGTAAAAATAGCTAGAGAAAAGGAAGAGCTAAGGATCGAGATAATTGATTAA
- a CDS encoding SDR family oxidoreductase, whose amino-acid sequence MSEIAIVTGGTRGIGKATALELKNRYLTVIANFFSNYDAAKEMESKYGIRTKCWNVADFEECKKAVKEIEEEFKKPVSILVNNAGITKDKMLHRMSNQDWTDVINVNLHSCFNMSSSVMEQMRNQNYGRIVNISSINAQSGQIGQTNYSAAKAGIIGFTKALARETASKNITVNCIAPGYIATEMVSAIPKDILTKIVNSIPKKRLGQPEEIARAVAFLVDENAGFITGETISINGGHNMI is encoded by the coding sequence ATGTCAGAAATTGCAATTGTAACAGGTGGTACTAGAGGGATAGGGAAAGCTACTGCTTTAGAATTAAAAAATAGGTATCTTACGGTAATTGCTAATTTTTTCAGTAATTATGATGCTGCTAAAGAAATGGAATCAAAATATGGTATAAGAACCAAATGCTGGAATGTTGCAGATTTTGAAGAATGTAAAAAAGCAGTAAAGGAAATTGAAGAGGAGTTTAAAAAACCAGTAAGTATTCTTGTTAATAATGCAGGTATTACCAAAGATAAAATGCTACATAGAATGAGTAATCAAGATTGGACCGACGTTATTAATGTTAATCTTCATTCTTGCTTTAATATGTCTAGCAGTGTAATGGAACAGATGCGCAACCAAAATTATGGTCGTATAGTAAATATCAGTTCAATTAATGCTCAATCAGGACAGATTGGTCAAACTAATTACTCTGCTGCTAAAGCTGGTATCATTGGTTTTACTAAGGCTCTTGCACGTGAAACTGCTTCTAAAAATATCACAGTTAACTGCATAGCGCCAGGATATATTGCAACAGAAATGGTAAGTGCAATACCTAAAGATATACTTACTAAAATCGTTAATAGTATTCCCAAAAAAAGACTAGGACAACCTGAAGAAATAGCTAGAGCAGTCGCATTTTTAGTTGATGAAAATGCAGGTTTTATAACAGGCGAGACTATTTCAATCAACGGTGGCCATAATATGATTTAA
- a CDS encoding DUF2748 family protein yields MTSIYHILDRIPAIYKQDMEIEYEYLAMQLIKSGKLRIDTNDCCNFARFTDPALNISLMVSNEELTRPHLIPETTKLFQSLYKNSASDQKINSIFDNLKKQIQKLQPVKQEVTEMLARLFVQSAHPIVIRWLLLNKTEVFLTYSHNIGDMMDIVSWQRVGGNSGMQSTNGKDIAIFVSCGGNPFAENNKAHPSYGDGFAAVARLQIIAAQELGHFADIKRDDKGRQLTRHAANFSCTKATDKVRLARKSDIIHCNNLFNKLLKAGMKKQLEYETKLKFYNTNKISGLKVNAIKFMILIYKFRLLSYSSKNNLIFIRKFKTDKYMALMIETMFKDMQANLSPNAEVYKNKNPEIEEAIACIEALARVPQQTIKWGYLTTKEIMHHLYKIYYNEVIPSLITSYNSFTGENYKRDFKKNKSSFFSKINIFNNKKLILKPVREL; encoded by the coding sequence ATGACTAGTATATATCACATCCTTGACCGTATTCCTGCTATTTATAAGCAAGACATGGAAATAGAGTATGAATATTTGGCTATGCAGTTAATTAAATCAGGTAAATTACGTATAGATACTAATGATTGTTGTAATTTTGCAAGATTTACCGATCCTGCACTTAATATAAGCTTAATGGTTAGTAACGAAGAACTAACAAGACCGCATTTAATACCTGAGACTACGAAGCTTTTTCAAAGTTTATACAAAAATTCTGCTTCAGATCAAAAAATAAACTCAATCTTTGATAATTTAAAAAAACAAATACAAAAGCTACAGCCAGTTAAGCAAGAAGTCACTGAAATGTTGGCACGTCTTTTTGTACAATCTGCTCACCCAATCGTAATAAGATGGCTCCTTCTTAATAAGACAGAAGTATTCCTTACATATTCGCATAATATAGGTGATATGATGGATATTGTTAGCTGGCAACGAGTAGGAGGTAATAGCGGTATGCAAAGCACTAACGGCAAGGACATAGCTATTTTTGTCTCATGTGGCGGTAACCCTTTTGCTGAAAACAATAAAGCGCATCCGAGTTATGGTGATGGCTTTGCTGCAGTAGCAAGATTGCAGATTATTGCAGCTCAAGAACTTGGACATTTTGCAGATATAAAAAGAGATGATAAAGGTAGACAACTAACGCGTCATGCAGCTAATTTTTCTTGTACTAAAGCTACCGATAAAGTACGCCTTGCTAGGAAAAGTGATATAATACATTGTAATAATTTGTTTAATAAGCTCCTTAAAGCAGGTATGAAAAAACAACTAGAGTATGAAACAAAACTTAAATTTTATAATACAAATAAAATCAGCGGCTTAAAAGTTAATGCTATAAAATTCATGATTTTGATATATAAATTCCGGCTTTTAAGTTATAGTAGTAAGAATAATCTAATATTTATAAGAAAATTTAAAACTGATAAATATATGGCATTAATGATTGAGACTATGTTTAAAGATATGCAAGCTAATTTGTCACCGAACGCTGAAGTTTATAAAAATAAAAACCCTGAAATTGAAGAAGCTATAGCATGTATTGAAGCACTAGCTAGAGTACCACAACAAACAATAAAATGGGGATATTTAACTACCAAAGAAATAATGCATCACCTTTATAAAATATATTATAATGAGGTTATACCTTCTTTAATTACTAGCTATAATTCTTTCACTGGTGAAAATTATAAACGTGATTTTAAAAAAAACAAAAGTAGCTTCTTTTCTAAAATCAATATCTTTAATAACAAAAAGCTAATATTAAAACCGGTGAGGGAATTATAA
- a CDS encoding YqgE/AlgH family protein, with protein sequence MCDKIFHNLSGKTLVATPYVITKGIYHKSLIYMLSHTEEGAIGLIFNRLVNHVDLKSFFKIKEDKITSQVIVPIYLGGPIEHEKGFFLHSRDYNKNLLLDFHNDLAVSSNLEISEDIAFGQGPKNSLFIVGYTAWKPGQLEEELEKNLWLVMDCNKEFIFADNPENKWHNALKHLGIDEMYFSSQIGNA encoded by the coding sequence ATGTGCGATAAAATTTTTCATAACTTATCCGGTAAAACACTCGTTGCAACACCGTATGTAATTACAAAAGGCATTTACCATAAATCCTTAATTTATATGTTATCACACACGGAAGAAGGAGCGATAGGGTTAATATTTAACCGTTTAGTCAATCATGTAGATTTGAAGTCGTTTTTTAAAATAAAAGAGGATAAAATAACAAGCCAGGTTATTGTTCCTATATATCTTGGTGGGCCTATAGAACATGAAAAAGGATTTTTTCTTCATTCTAGAGATTATAATAAAAATTTGTTATTGGATTTCCATAATGATTTAGCAGTAAGCTCTAATCTAGAGATTTCAGAAGATATAGCTTTTGGTCAAGGACCTAAAAATAGCTTGTTTATTGTCGGTTATACAGCGTGGAAACCAGGACAACTTGAAGAAGAATTAGAGAAAAACCTATGGCTAGTTATGGATTGTAATAAAGAATTTATTTTTGCAGATAATCCTGAAAATAAATGGCATAATGCATTAAAACATCTAGGTATTGATGAAATGTATTTCTCATCACAAATAGGCAATGCTTAA
- a CDS encoding DUF5394 family protein, which produces MTNNQFSEETKKIADQIKDSLMGISDNLILESKEVEEIFEELSKNEEFDYEIERILAILNEQTMDLTQLQSRIILLIRKYLDKTKNLKFKMDEKLINKNVAEVSNYLMHQHSKIVRDANKNLVKPKDKLQSLTKQARMDLKRLIKSFAVYQVYMFMNPKRIAGETKLMNFAYNMIKGGMKLAKKYEGGKEKDIKSYSPRLIKKLEKAHAGFKKNNSISI; this is translated from the coding sequence ATGACAAATAATCAATTTTCTGAAGAAACAAAAAAAATTGCTGATCAAATAAAAGATTCATTAATGGGTATTAGTGACAATTTAATACTTGAGAGCAAAGAGGTAGAGGAAATTTTTGAAGAATTAAGCAAAAATGAAGAATTTGATTATGAGATAGAGCGAATACTTGCAATCTTAAATGAGCAAACTATGGATTTAACACAACTGCAAAGCAGAATTATCTTATTAATCCGTAAGTATTTAGATAAAACTAAAAACTTAAAGTTTAAAATGGATGAGAAGCTCATTAACAAGAATGTGGCTGAAGTGAGTAATTATTTAATGCATCAACATTCTAAAATAGTGAGAGATGCTAATAAAAACCTTGTAAAACCAAAAGACAAATTGCAAAGTTTAACCAAACAAGCTCGAATGGACTTAAAGCGTTTAATAAAGAGCTTTGCCGTTTATCAAGTTTATATGTTCATGAATCCCAAAAGAATCGCAGGCGAAACAAAGCTAATGAATTTCGCATATAACATGATAAAAGGCGGGATGAAACTTGCTAAAAAATATGAGGGCGGCAAAGAAAAAGATATTAAATCATATTCACCTAGACTTATTAAAAAACTTGAAAAAGCTCATGCAGGCTTTAAAAAAAATAACAGTATCTCAATTTAA
- the recF gene encoding DNA replication/repair protein RecF (All proteins in this family for which functions are known are DNA-binding proteins that assist the filamentation of RecA onto DNA for the initiation of recombination or recombinational repair.), which produces MKNIFLHSLNLENYRNFKNLELKIDNIPIILTGENGSGKTNILEAISLFYPGRGLRSSKLTDICKTSEDYCRVKALLQSKLGIADFSTHIKRNSNRRITEYNASKIANNELSKFTSMVWLTPQMEGIFTSSSTDRRKFLDRIVYNFDTKHAELLNKYEYYMHERNKILAEDIRDNNWLKIIEENMANISNIIANNRLKTIRFMQQAIDEIENEFPKADLSIDGIIEQKILNVEEDIVSFIITELYQTRSKDKLLGRTSFGIHKSDFLVKHQKKNILAKFCSTGEQKAILIAIILAEMNSTIKLTKITPILLLDEIFVHLDDKRRQYLMDFFTALNIQLWVTATNLDGIENFANKAQLIKL; this is translated from the coding sequence ATGAAAAATATATTTCTACATTCTTTAAATCTTGAGAATTATCGTAATTTTAAAAATCTTGAACTAAAAATAGATAATATACCTATAATTTTAACAGGTGAAAATGGTAGCGGTAAAACTAATATTTTAGAAGCTATATCGCTGTTCTATCCAGGTAGAGGCCTGAGGTCATCAAAACTTACTGATATATGTAAAACTTCAGAAGATTATTGTAGAGTTAAAGCTCTATTGCAAAGCAAGCTAGGGATTGCAGACTTTAGTACGCATATTAAGCGTAATTCAAATAGGCGCATAACCGAATATAACGCAAGTAAAATAGCTAATAACGAGTTAAGTAAATTTACTAGTATGGTATGGCTCACTCCACAAATGGAAGGAATCTTTACAAGCAGCAGTACTGATAGAAGAAAATTTCTTGATAGAATAGTTTATAACTTTGATACAAAACATGCAGAACTATTAAATAAATATGAATATTACATGCATGAGAGAAATAAAATTTTAGCAGAAGATATAAGGGATAATAATTGGCTTAAAATTATTGAAGAAAATATGGCTAATATTTCTAACATTATTGCTAATAATCGTTTAAAAACCATAAGATTTATGCAGCAAGCAATAGATGAGATTGAAAATGAATTCCCAAAAGCAGACTTATCAATTGATGGCATTATTGAACAAAAAATATTAAATGTGGAAGAAGATATTGTTAGCTTTATTATTACAGAACTTTATCAAACAAGAAGTAAAGATAAACTACTTGGTCGCACTAGTTTTGGAATTCATAAAAGTGATTTTTTAGTAAAGCATCAGAAGAAAAATATCTTAGCAAAATTCTGTTCTACTGGTGAACAAAAAGCGATATTAATCGCAATAATCCTTGCTGAAATGAATTCCACTATTAAGCTAACTAAAATAACGCCAATTTTACTTTTAGATGAGATTTTTGTGCATCTAGATGATAAAAGACGTCAATATTTAATGGATTTTTTTACTGCTTTAAACATACAGCTATGGGTCACTGCTACTAATCTAGATGGAATAGAAAATTTTGCAAATAAAGCACAATTAATTAAGTTATAA